AccgagcgatgctggtgctctctagaaACAAAAAGTAGATTTAAAAAtttcggtatccaagatggcagcttccagctaaacagaaaaaaaagatggcggcctccaacagaCGACAACTATTTGGTGGTTATGACATTAGAATCGAAAAATGTGAATGTGACATcagacacaagatggcggccatgacattaGGATTCAATTTGGCGGCCATTACGAAAGTTGCAACtttctaaaatccaagatggtcgccgtaacgatGTTGATGGTcaaaacgaaaattgcaatgttcggGGAGTGGGacattttatttcaagatggcaggaTTCAAGATGTCGGAATAttagatggcggatccaagatggctttgGGGTCAAGTGCAaaggtcaaggccaaggtcaatgaaaTTCAATATGGCCGCAGTgatgtcacaatctaagatggcggacacacaGTCACAATCTTCACCCTGAACCCTGCCACAGGAGCCTCTATGATATACTACTTACATTGTGTTTTGCAATCCACTCGTGTTGCAGGGCTCGCTTCTTCTTCAGGCAGCCGTCCCTGTCCTCGGTGGCCAACATATACGTGATGCCGTTCAGCATTGAGGTGTGGGCCACGCACTTCTTCGTCGTAGTCGCACTCACCGCAGTCATGTTCATGATGCAGTGGGTAAAATGGCGGCCGGCGGGCACAGAGCCGTACTCCCGGGACTGGAGCGAGATCTTCCTCAGCTCGCTGGGAACCACGTGTCAGCAAGGTGCTGTAGGGACTGCATGGTCCTCTGGGGGAGAGTCGAGAAACTGGAGGCCCCGTCCAAAACTGCGGTGTCCCAGACTGTGTCCGACGgggttgctgtcataacttataaacacacaacttagaaactcacaaatTAGAAGtatacaacttagaaacacacttaTAGAatgttctaagttatgcctgttctattTTGTAGTTTTCTCAGTTATGATAGTTCttagtcgtgtgtttctaagttatttgtttcggcgttgtgtgtttacAAGATGTGACAGTTCccagtcgtgtgtttctaagttatgatgtttctaattTATTTGAATCGGTGTTGTGTATTTAtaagttgtgacagttctaagttgcgtgtttataagttaatGTTTGGATCCCTGTCCGACGggcactgatcgctgattggtccatgtGACATTCTGATGTCATGGGTGCTTGTGATGATGGTACGAATCTCCCTGGcccgaatacattggtcaactttaacactttgtcccaatctgtgtcctttggtagcgtAGATGAACACTCGCCAGTGATGAGCGAAATTATATACACTATTGTGATAACACATGATGGTTTTACAGGTTGGCAGAAAACCCCTCAAGACATTCCTGCCAGGATACTGTTCATCTGCTTGAACATTCTCTCCATATTCTTCTTCACGTCCTACTCGGCTATTGTGGTGTCTCTGCTACAGACGCCCAGTTCCTCTATAAACAACTTGGAGGAGCTTATCAATAGTCCTATGAAGATTGCCATGCATGACATCATCTACAACCACAATATCGACAACTATATGAACGTGAGTAATGATTCCATTACTACTTCTTCTTCACGTCCTACTCAGGTATGGTGGTGCCTCGGCTACATTCGCCTTGTTCCTTTATGAACAACCTTGGATATCGCCCGccagttaggttacggttgtacaCCCAAAAAAGACAGCGCTTATTCGCTAACTTAACCGAAGCCTTGAactgttattatatatttttttaatgtgcacccagctgcagtggcgtgcccaggattttgctctgggggaggggggggggggtcaggcagaaggctagggcctttccggggggcctggggggtatggaataccccccagctagatgagggttccgggggtcctcccccgggaaaattttgaaaaatatgtgttcaatattgctgatttaggctatctaaaaatactggccGTAACTTCATAATAGTcagttttatgaatttaatattaaaatatttttagccctggggggggggggggtccggtcccGCTCGTCCCTCCCCCCCTAGGCACGCCCCTGCCCAGCTGTACTGCTGTCGGGGAACACGGCTGTCTGAACGGGTGGATGGTGTCGCAGGTGTCGGCCTCGGCCGTGGTGCGGCGGCTGTTCGCGGAGCGCGTGTCGGGGCGGCCGGCGCGGGAGACGTACCTGCCGCTGGACGAGGGCATGGAGCTGGTGCGGCGCGGCCAGTTCGCCTTCCACGTGGACGTCGGCGCCTACAAGCAGGTGAAGGACACGTGGCGCGAGGCGGAGAAGTGCGACCTGGCGGAGCTCTACATGCTGCCGCCCTGCGTCACCAGCGTCGTGCCCGTGAGGAAGGGCTCGCCCTACAAGAAGCTCATCACCGTCAAGTGAGTCGCCGACCTCGCGCCGTATTTGTAAAGGGGCCTACCTGCGCATGGCCCAGGGTCGTAACTAGACCAGTTTACACCCAGAGCAAGAAACCAAAACAGACCTTTCCCGACAACGCCTGATATCGCCACCACACGTTAATTCCACTACtcgaaatatttttatgtgaatacgtctttaaaattacttccatagtgggaggcaatttaaaaaaaaaaaacgaatgataacaaaatcgggggatacagtttttGTATTGCatctacatatctatcatctccatacaaaatttaataacaccgcgggatagctaaaggatcaaagaattcgttacgctaagtgaggactgtgatgcaTTGCGCGCGGTGAAGGGAGaatgccgccattttgaggtcatttttctgcatttcaagatttccatttagtatatataacttttgactcggagaagctacgactttcgtttgagtttcaatcgtcagctctcgtcaaaatctatcgattgcacatatagaacattagtgtaaaattgttacagtaaatatatatggtgttaaaaataaaaataaaacatgattataacatacataaaatagcatattttatattttgtatagaaaatattacctgttacgtacacatcTTTACGTACAActcacggccgtgtccatgacacagccacgtcccattttttttattcaacttagatggttatttgcagtaatttcattttatttatcgctaccacctgttttgtttttcatcactgccTGTTCTTGTGTGCGCAGTGGGTTACTCCATCTTTTCCGAGTCCTCTGGAGATGCACCACTACCAGGAGAATGTGGTTATCACTATCAGTGATTTTCTCACTGATTAGCGCTCAACTTCCAGTACCAAACCCCTTTCCCCCCACATAAAATTACTTTTAGTGTACAGTGCCAGATATGATCTATAAAATGTGACAACCGGTTATAGTTTGATATCAGCTTATGTTCGGTTAAATTACTATAGCTTTTCGGACAATGAATAGATCTCAAATAACTCTAACtattgaatcttttttttaaactgtaatcaataaaattatgtattctTAATTACGGAAATAATGTGCAAATaacgattttttctttcaaatttttttttggagaattATACTCCACTGTTGGTTTTTTTTACAGCTTTTCTGTTTGTTTAACCAATCAGTCAAAAATGCCTATTAATCATTAAAAGGGGAACAAACCAAAATTAATTACTAGTTTTTATCTCTTACTgatatcaatgttattttta
The nucleotide sequence above comes from Bacillus rossius redtenbacheri isolate Brsri chromosome 17, Brsri_v3, whole genome shotgun sequence. Encoded proteins:
- the LOC134540805 gene encoding glutamate receptor ionotropic, kainate glr-3-like — translated: MDERFVDSWGYKGADGKFTGLVGLLQRGQVDVGGVVSVMTTERLDVIDFTTDTTAFRARFFFRQPSLSSVANIYVMPFSIEVWATHFFVVVALTAVMFMMQWVKWRPAGTEPYSRDWSEIFLSSLGTTCQQGWQKTPQDIPARILFICLNILSIFFFTSYSAIVVSLLQTPSSSINNLEELINSPMKIAMHDIIYNHNIDNYMNVSASAVVRRLFAERVSGRPARETYLPLDEGMELVRRGQFAFHVDVGAYKQVKDTWREAEKCDLAELYMLPPCVTSVVPVRKGSPYKKLITVKMRRVREVGLLAREKARWGTDKQRCQDRGAVFVSVGLQDFRPALLVLAYGMLLSAAILLLECAHHRWSRDTHAPHRPRCRAEVPPVLLIDTPPRK